AGCCCTTGAGTGGAAGTTCATGATTCGTTCGTGCTAAACTAAATATAGAAAAAATTGAAACCTTATGAAGAGATTACACGTAAAGCTACATAAGACCAATTAGAAGGGAGGTAGTTAAATGAATCGTATTCGGTTAAAGGTATCATTACTTATGATTATCGGTGCGTTACTCCTTATTCCGATTCAATCCTTTGTTCATAGTGAGACTAATCAAAGCGATCCAGTCGTCTACTACATACCTGTTGAACAAACGGTGGAACGAGGTTTAGCGGCTTTTATGAAGCGCTCATTTGAATCGGCGAAAGAACAAGGGGCTGATTACATTGTTCTCGAGATTCATACTCCAGGCGGTGCGGTTGATGCAGCAGGTGATATCGCACGATTAATGCGAAATACTGATATTCCGATCATTGCGTATGTCACCAAAGATGCGATTTCAGCCGGTGCTTATATTGCTTTAAATGCTGATGAGATTGTGATGGCTCCAGGTGCAACGATGGGGTCAGCAGGTGTGATTGATGGAGCCGGTAATGCCGCTGAAGAGAAGACACAATCTTTTTGGTTAGCTGAGATGCGTGCGTCAGCGGAATTGAATGACCGTGATCCTCTATATGCTTTGGCAATGGCTGACCGAACCGTCGAAATACCTGATTTAGGCTTAAAAAATGAAGAATTTTTGACGCTAACATCAAGCGAAGCGGTGAGTGTCGGGTATGCAGAAGCGATTGCTTCTAACCGAGCGGAGTTGCTTGAGTATCTAGAACTAGATCAAGTGACAGAACAAGATATGCAAGTCAGTTTTGCTGAGCAAATTGCTAGATTTGTAACAAATCCAATTATTATTCCAATTTTATTATCGGTTGGAAGCCTCGGACTCGTACTTGAATTGTATTCGCCTGGATTTGGGGTCCCTGGATTAATGGGCCTTTCAGCATTAGGGTTGTTTTTCTTTGGCCATTTATTTGCTGGTTTTGCGGGATGGGAATCGATTCTCTTGTTCGCAATAGGGTTCTTACTAATCATGATTGAAATTTTTGTGCCTGGCTTTGGCATTTTTGGTGTACTCGGCATAGGCTCGATCATTGGTGGGATGCTGCTTGCATCGTTTTCGATGTCCTCCATGGTCATTTCAATCTTTATAGCAGTGATTTTAACCGCACTTGGGACCGTCTTTATTTTTAGGTATTTTGGTCACCGAGGGCCGTGGAAAAAACTTATTCTCACGGATTCAACAAGTTCAGAAAAAGGCTATATCACCAACCATACAAGATCAGAATTGATGGAGATGGATGGTGAAACATTAACGCCGCTGCGACCATCTGGTTCGGCTGTTTTTAATGGGGAACGCCTTGACGTTGTATCTGAAGGAGGATATATTGAACAGGGTAGGAAAATCCAGGTCGTCTATACATCTGGTTCACGAGTTGTTGTTCGTGAGGTAAAAGGTAACTTATAATTAAAAGGAGGAAACAAAATGACATTAGATCCAGGAAGTATTGGATTATTGGTTGGTTTAGCGGTATTAATTATCTTCCTAGCGGTACTATTTACATTTGTACCTGTTATGTTGTGGATTTCTGCACTAGCTGCAGGAGTGAAGATTGGGATTTTCGAACTAGTGGGGATGCGTTTACGTCGAGTTATTCCAGCACGAGTAGTAAATCCATTGATCAAAGCCGTTAAAGCAGGTATTGATCTTAGTACATCAAAACTAGAAGGTCACTATTTAGCAGGTGGTAATGTTGACCGTGTTGTTAATGCGTTAATCGCAGCGCAACGTGCTAACATTGAATTAAGCTTTGAGCGTGCAGCAGCGATTGACCTTGCTGGTCGTGACGTATTAGAAGCAGTTCAAATGAGTGTAAACCCAAAAGTAATTGAAACACCATTCATTGCCGGTGTAGCGATGGACGGAATTGAAGTAAAAGCAAAAGCGCGTATTACAGTGCGTGCAAACATCGATCGCCTTGTCGGGGGTGCCGGGGAAGATACGGTTATCGCTCGTGTTGGTGAGGGGATTGTATCAACGATTGGTTCTGCTATACATCACAAGAAAGTTCTTGAAAGCCCAGATATGATTTCTCAAACCGTTTTATCTAAAGGTCTTGATGCTGGTACAGCGTTTGAGATTCTATCGATTGATATCGCAGACATTGATATCGGCAAGAACATTGGTGCTGAATTACAAACAGATCAAGCTGAAGCAGATAAGAAGATTGCACAAGCAAAAGCCGAAGAACGTCGTGCAATGGCTGTGGCACAAGAACAAGAGATGAAGGCTCGTGTCGAAGAAATGCGCGCGAAAGTTGTGGAAGCAGAAGCAGAAGTACCTATGGCATTATCAGATGCATTACGTAAAGGAAACATGGGCGTAATGGATTATATGAACTATCAAAACGTGATGGCTGATACAGATATGCGTGGGTCAATAAGTAAGGCAACAGGGGAAGATGATCAAAACAACAAGCGTGGTCAATAATGCATTCTCCTAGTGATGGAAGGAGGAGAACATAAATGGAATCACTGTTTGATTTAATTTTCTCCAATATCTTCTTCGTCATTATTGTGATCGGTGGGATAATAAGTTTCTTCAATCGAATGAGAGAAGCTGGGAATTCAGAAGAAAGACCTGAACGTCCACAAAGGCAACAGCAAGCAGGGGAAGTGCAACAAGAGGAACGAGTGGACTGGAGAGAGATCTTTAAGCAAGAGCAACCTCCATCTCCCGAACCAGAACGCGCTCAACCTACCTTTGAGGAACGGCCGAAGCCGGTTTCATTTGAACCGATCAATCAGCGTGAAGAAGTAAGTGGAGTCGTTGATCGTCAGCAAGAACTACACGATCGGTATGAAGGATTAAAGAATAAACGAAATGATCGAATTCTAGCTGCAAGAAATGAGATAGGATCATCAACAGACAAAGAGCGCTCGAGTTCTAAACTTGACCTCGAACTGAATCGCTTATCTAATAAAGAGGCGATGAAGGCCATTGTGTTTGCTGAAGTACTAGGGAAACCTAGAGGGAAAAATCCTCATCAAAGTTTTATGCAGTCAAGACGAATGAGATAATAGTAACGAGTCGCACAGAGTATACTCTGTGCGGCTTTTTTTTTGCTCATCGAGATTTCTGTGATAACCAACAAGCCTTTGACATAAAAATGAGAGAAGGGGGAGGGTCGTGCATGAAAAAATTTAAACAACAGATGAGAGTATGGATGACAAAAAACATGCAGCTTCCAGCAGATGTCATGATGGACTTGCCGCGTATCACCATGATTGGTCAACTACATATTTATATTGAAAACCATCGTGGGGTTTTACGATTCTCCAATCAGGAACTTAGGTTGTTACTTAAACAAGGACAACTGTTAATAAAAGGTGATCAATTTGTGATAAAAACGATTTTACCAGAGGAGCTTCTATTAGAAGGACGGATCGACCAAGTGATTTATTTAAATGAATAAATGTCACTTAAGACCGAGTAGAGAAGAGGGGGACCGAGTATGCGAAATAATTGGATGCAAGCTGTCAAAGGTTATGTCAGGGTAAGGGTGGACGGAGCTTACCCCGAGCGATTTCTCAATCGATGTATCGAACAGCGGCTATCGATTTGGAAGGTTAAACGAGTGGGTGATGAGAGAATTGTCTTTTATATGGACATAGAAGATGCAACCAAGATTCGTCCGCTATTACGCACAACCGACTGCAAAGTGACATTTCATGATCGGAAAGGGACACCTGCTATTTTACGTAAAATGAGTTTACGTGCAGGTTTTTTAATCGGACTGGCTGCGTGTTTGGCTATTATATTTATTTTATCAAACATGGTTTGGAAAGTAGAAGTGGAAGGAGCCTCCCCGCATGTTGAGCACGAGTTGCGCCAAGTGGTTCAAGAAATGGGGATCAAGCGAGGCAGTTTTCAATTTTCCTTGCCGAGTGTTGAGCAAATTCAACGTGATGTAACAGAACAAGTTAGTGGGGCCACCTGGGTCGGGGTTCGTCAAAAGGGGACGACCTATCAATTTGAAGTGGTCGAACAGAAGTTGCCAGAAGAAGCCGCTCGAGTAAGTCCGCGACATTTAGTTGCGAAAAAGAAGGCCATTATTCATGACATTTTTGTAGAACATGGTCAAGCAGAAGTGAAACCAAATGATTTCGTGGATAAGGGTGATATGCTCGTCAAAGGAGAGATCGGGAAAGAAGGGAAGACAGAAATTGTTGCAGCAATTGCTGATGTTCGTGGAGAAATTTGGTACAAGTCAGAAGCAACGATTCCGATAGAACGGCTTTTTACCACGTTAACAGGGGAATCAAAAGATCGTCACTACCTCTCTATAGCAAGTGTGAATCTACCTTTCTGGGGACTTCGTGGACATGACTTCGAGCAAACGCAAGAATTTATCGAAGAAAAACAATTCCACTTGTTTAATTTGTCGCTTCCTTTAAAGTATGTACGAAAGGAAATTCGGGAAACATCTTCGTATAACCGTACGTACACCAAAGAAGAAGCGATTGAGGAAGCGAAACGGATGGCTCGAGTAGAGCTTGTTCGTGGACTTCCAGATGATGCGGAAATTATTGGTGAAAAAGTTTTGCACGAAACCTTAGAGAATGGTAAAATTAAACTACAGATTCACTACCAAGTACTAGAAGATATCACATCGGCACAACCGATCATTCGAGGAGATTGATGTTCTTGTCAGAGATGAAATCGATTCAACTAGAAGTGAAGAGCACGAGAGAAATCCAAGCTTTACTTGGCCCAAACGATCGTCACCTACAACGTATAGAAGAGTTGCTTGAAGTGTCTATTGTCACAAGGGGTGAACAAGTTTCAATTAATGGGACCCCAGAGAATATTCAATATGTTCAAAAAGTACTGGCTTCACTCGTACAATTAGTTCGAAAAGGGATTTCCATTACAGAACGTGATGTAGTCTACGCAGTTGAACTAGCGAAGCGTGATCAGTTGGATGAACTACATGAGCTTTATGAAGAGAAAGTTGCGGTCACAGCGAGAGGGAAAGTCATTATTGCTAAAACGCTCGGGCAACGTCATTATGTCTCGGCAATTAAAAAACGAGATATGGTCTTTGGTATAGGTCCAGCAGGTACAGGGAAAACGTATCTTGCTGTGGTGTTAGCGGTCACTGCACTAAAAGAAGGTCATGTGAAACGAATTGTGTTAACAAGACCAGCAGTAGAAGCAGGTGAGAGCTTAGGTTTTTTACCAGGTGATTTGAAAGAAAAAGTAGACCCCTACTTACGACCGATCTATGATGCCCTTCACGATGTATTAGGTGTTGAGCACACGACGCGCTTAATGGAGCGTGGAACGATTGAAGTCGCGCCACTTGCTTACATGCGTGGCCGAACGTTAGATGATGCCTTCGTTATTTTAGATGAAGCGCAAAATACAACCCAAGAACAAATGAAAATGTTTATTACTAGACTTGGTTTTGGTTCGAAAATGGTGATCAATGGAGACTTAACACAAATTGATCTACCTAAAGGAAAAAAATCAGGATTAAAAGTGGCTATTGATATATTACAGCCTGTCAAAGACATTGGTTTTATTTATTTACACGCTTCGGATGTAGTAAGGCATACGCTTGTTCAAAAGATTTTAACTGCGTATGAGACTCAAAACGAAGAAAGCTAAATAGCAAGCAGTAGTGGTCACACAACTTGAGTGAACGCTTCAATAAGACCCTCGCTTGACGAGGGTCTTATCTGTTCCTAGGGAGGATATAAGCAGAGGGTAGAAAGTTGTTTTAAGATAAAGGGGTGAGGCAATCTTGAGGAAACGTTTTTCTATTGATCATATACCTTGGTGGAAGCGTATACGCGACCATCGTTACATACGAACGATTTTATTTATCATTCTCGCGCTCTTTTTATATGTTTCAATGCTAGGTAACATTATCCCCGAAACGCTTGATGTGCGTTTGTCGCAAATTGCAGACAGAGATATTCGATCGCCAATCACGACGGAGAACCGTATTGAAACAGAAGAGAAAAGAAGTGAGGCCATTGACGCCATCAACCCCGTTTATGAATTAAAACGAGATTATGCCCAGAATCAAGTAGTGAAAGTGAATGATATATTTGAGCTCATTAGAAGAGTTGCTTTTGATGAAGAGGGTATAGTAGAAGAAGAGGTAGAAGAAGCTGACGGCGAAGAAGAAAATGATGAACAACTAGCGTACATTCAAGAAGTTCTTTCTTCAGGGACAAGCAATGATTTGTCGGATGAGACGATTCTGACGTTAATGAATTCAAACGCTTCTCAACTTCGAATTGCTCAAGAAGCGACTGCGAATGCTGTACATGAAGCGATGAGTCGGCAGATTTCCATTCAGAATTTAAATGACATTAAACAGTCTGTTGATGAGCAGTTTGCTATTTCAACGGTTAGTAAGCGTCTGTTAGAAGCAATGATCGAAATTGCGCAATTTGCTATCATCCCGAATTATATTTATGATCTCGAAGGGACAGAGCGTCTTCGTCAAGAAGCGAGTGATCGGGTGGAACCTGTGATGATTCGTGAAGGACAGTTGCTAGTAAAAGAAGGCGAAATGGTTGAGTATGAAATTTATGAACAACTTCGTCTCGTTGGTTTACTTGAAGATTCATTTAATCCAAATCCGTATATTGGTCTAGCATTGTTAGTGTTATTAATGATAGGAATGCTCGCCTATTACTTGAAAGAAGCGAAGACGACCGTTCAACACAACAATAGTCATTTGGTTCTCTTTATTTTAATCTTTGTTGTGACGGCCATGTTGATGAAAATGTCGAGCTTGCTTGAGGGTTTGGATATTAGTGGAATCGGATTTATTGTTCCGGTTGCGATAGGAGCCATGCTGCTCACCACCTTAATCCATCCGAGAATTTCATTATTTACGAGTGTACTTTTTGCAGTCGTAGGAAGCATTTACTTTAATAATGACGGAGTAGGTACGTTCCATTTTACATACGGGGTCTATATTTTATTTAGTGCCTTTGCAGGGACGTATTACTTAAGTCGATCCAACCGAGTGTCACGAATTTTGCGAGCGGGATTCTTTGTCTCCCTTGTAAATATTGTGGCAATTATATCGCTCCTCTTTATGAGAACCGTTCAAAGTAGTTGGATAGAGGTGGGAATGCACGTTGGATTTGCCTTCTTATCGGGATTCTTAGCGGCTGTTTTAACAATTGGTTTGCTCCCGTTTTTCGAGGCAGGGTTTGGGATTTTATCAACGTCAAGGCTAATTGAACTCTCTAGTCCCAATCAACCACTGCTTCGAAAAATTTTAACCGAGACACCTGGAACATATCATCATAGTGTCGTCGTCGGTAATTTATCAGAAGCTGCATGTGAAGCAGTAGGAGAGAATGGATTACTAGCACGTGTGGGAGCCTATTACCATGATCTTGGTAAGACGAGACGGCCCCATTACTTTATAGAAAATCAACAAAAAATGGCGAATCCGCATGATCAATTAAAGCCACTGGCGAGCACCAACATTATCGTTGCTCACCCATATGATGGGGCGGCGCTGTTAAGAGAACATAAGATGCCTAAAGAAATCATTGATATTGCCGAACAACACCATGGGACGAGTTTGCTGAAATTCTTTTATTATAAAGCAAAAGAGGAATCAGACGAAGTGGTGAGCGAAGATCAGTTTAGATACCCTGGTCCTAAACCTCAAACAAAGGTCGCTGCCATTGTAATGATTGCTGATAGCGTCGAGGCAGCCGTTCGATCGATGTCGGCTCCTACACCTGAAAAAATCGAAGGGTTAGTACGGAAGATCATTACAGACAAGCTTGAAGACGGACAATTTGACGAATCTGATATTACCTTAAAGCAATTGAACCAGATTACGGTAACGATGTGTGAGTCATTAAAAGGAACGTTCCATCAACGCATTGAATACCCAGACGATAAAAAAGATAAAGGAGAGACGAAAACATGAATTTAACGATCGATTTACATGATGAAACGACGACGTTAACACCCGAACAAGAAAAATTGATGACAGACCTTATTACGACAGCCGTTAACTTTGAGAAGTTAGACGGTGAGATCGAACTGTCTGTCACACTTGTTGATGAAGCGAGAATACAAGAGATTAATAAAGAATATCGCGGCAAAGACACACCTACAGATGTCATATCATTTGCACTTAATGATGAAATGGAAGATGAAATTCAACTTGTAGGAGAAGGAATTCCTAATGCATTAGGAGACATCATTGTTTCTGTTGCTCATATTAAGCGCCAAGCTGATGAGTATGGTCATTCGTTTGACCGAGAACTAGGTTTTTTAACGGTCCATGGTTTTTTACACTTACTAGGATACGATCATATGACAGAAGCCGATGAACAAGCGATGTTCTCACGTCAAGAGGAGATCTTAAGCGAGTATGGGCTTACAAGATAGAAATAAGCGCGGATTCTCTCGGCTACTCCGTTCATTTGGCTACGCTTCTGAGGGGTTAAAGCATGTGTTCTTTTATGAGCAGAACATGCAAATTCATATTAGCCTCTCGGTCGTGGTAGTTCTTTTAGGGGCTTGGTTAGATGTGTCACGTATTGAATGGTTAATTATTTTACTCGTGATTAGCGGAATTTTCTCCTTAGAAATCATGAATACCGCGATTGAGAGAACCGTCGATCTTGTAACAGAGGAGTACCACCCTATCGCCAAACGAGCAAAAGACGTTGCCGCTTCGGCTGTATTCGTGTATAGTGTTTTTGCTGTCATTATTGGTTTAGTTTTGTTTATTCCTTATATTCTTGAAAAGCTATCATCTTTATAAAATGTATCAAATCGAGTAAGTGTACGAGAGGAGATTCTCATCACATGTGGAAGACATTTCAGAAGAATATTATTGCGGGAATATTGTTCCTCCTCCCAGCAATTGCTACTATTTATGTTATACAGTTTCTGTTTACTCTTATTGATTCTTTTTTAGGCTCATTTGTAACGGGAATTTTAAAAGCATTGAATGTCATTTCTACTGTCGATGATCGCATTTATTTTTTAGGTGTCTACACACCATTTTCTGAACGCTTACTTGGAATTGGCTTTGTATTAACCATCTTATTGCTTACGTGGGTTGGTGCACTGCGGTTAAAAGGTCGAGGAATTAGAGTCCTTGATTCCATTGATCAAGCGTTTAGAAAAATACCGATTGCCAATTCCATTTATACCTCTGTTGAACAAATCGTTCACGCTTTTGCTCAGGAGAGAACGTCATTTCAAAATGTGGTACTCGTCGAATACCCTAGAAAAGGACTGTATACGGTTGGGTTTCAGACGGGTGAATCTAAAGAGGAAGTACAACGAGTAACTTCTAGGCAGTGTATCAACGTTTTTTTACCAACGACGCCTAACCCAACATCTGGGTGGTTGATTTTAGTGCCGAAAGAAGATGTTATTGAACTAAATATGACAGTGGAACAAGGTCTAAAGTTTATTATTTCAGGTGGTGTGGTCGTACCTCCTGATGAAGCGAGTGAAGCGGAGCAAAAAGAAGCTGTTGTTCA
Above is a genomic segment from Bacillus sp. FJAT-45037 containing:
- a CDS encoding HD family phosphohydrolase, with amino-acid sequence MRKRFSIDHIPWWKRIRDHRYIRTILFIILALFLYVSMLGNIIPETLDVRLSQIADRDIRSPITTENRIETEEKRSEAIDAINPVYELKRDYAQNQVVKVNDIFELIRRVAFDEEGIVEEEVEEADGEEENDEQLAYIQEVLSSGTSNDLSDETILTLMNSNASQLRIAQEATANAVHEAMSRQISIQNLNDIKQSVDEQFAISTVSKRLLEAMIEIAQFAIIPNYIYDLEGTERLRQEASDRVEPVMIREGQLLVKEGEMVEYEIYEQLRLVGLLEDSFNPNPYIGLALLVLLMIGMLAYYLKEAKTTVQHNNSHLVLFILIFVVTAMLMKMSSLLEGLDISGIGFIVPVAIGAMLLTTLIHPRISLFTSVLFAVVGSIYFNNDGVGTFHFTYGVYILFSAFAGTYYLSRSNRVSRILRAGFFVSLVNIVAIISLLFMRTVQSSWIEVGMHVGFAFLSGFLAAVLTIGLLPFFEAGFGILSTSRLIELSSPNQPLLRKILTETPGTYHHSVVVGNLSEAACEAVGENGLLARVGAYYHDLGKTRRPHYFIENQQKMANPHDQLKPLASTNIIVAHPYDGAALLREHKMPKEIIDIAEQHHGTSLLKFFYYKAKEESDEVVSEDQFRYPGPKPQTKVAAIVMIADSVEAAVRSMSAPTPEKIEGLVRKIITDKLEDGQFDESDITLKQLNQITVTMCESLKGTFHQRIEYPDDKKDKGETKT
- a CDS encoding DUF502 domain-containing protein; its protein translation is MWKTFQKNIIAGILFLLPAIATIYVIQFLFTLIDSFLGSFVTGILKALNVISTVDDRIYFLGVYTPFSERLLGIGFVLTILLLTWVGALRLKGRGIRVLDSIDQAFRKIPIANSIYTSVEQIVHAFAQERTSFQNVVLVEYPRKGLYTVGFQTGESKEEVQRVTSRQCINVFLPTTPNPTSGWLILVPKEDVIELNMTVEQGLKFIISGGVVVPPDEASEAEQKEAVVHSDEMLVEIRSKREEEKNG
- the floA gene encoding flotillin-like protein FloA (flotillin-like protein involved in membrane lipid rafts), with amino-acid sequence MTLDPGSIGLLVGLAVLIIFLAVLFTFVPVMLWISALAAGVKIGIFELVGMRLRRVIPARVVNPLIKAVKAGIDLSTSKLEGHYLAGGNVDRVVNALIAAQRANIELSFERAAAIDLAGRDVLEAVQMSVNPKVIETPFIAGVAMDGIEVKAKARITVRANIDRLVGGAGEDTVIARVGEGIVSTIGSAIHHKKVLESPDMISQTVLSKGLDAGTAFEILSIDIADIDIGKNIGAELQTDQAEADKKIAQAKAEERRAMAVAQEQEMKARVEEMRAKVVEAEAEVPMALSDALRKGNMGVMDYMNYQNVMADTDMRGSISKATGEDDQNNKRGQ
- a CDS encoding PhoH family protein, yielding MKSIQLEVKSTREIQALLGPNDRHLQRIEELLEVSIVTRGEQVSINGTPENIQYVQKVLASLVQLVRKGISITERDVVYAVELAKRDQLDELHELYEEKVAVTARGKVIIAKTLGQRHYVSAIKKRDMVFGIGPAGTGKTYLAVVLAVTALKEGHVKRIVLTRPAVEAGESLGFLPGDLKEKVDPYLRPIYDALHDVLGVEHTTRLMERGTIEVAPLAYMRGRTLDDAFVILDEAQNTTQEQMKMFITRLGFGSKMVINGDLTQIDLPKGKKSGLKVAIDILQPVKDIGFIYLHASDVVRHTLVQKILTAYETQNEES
- a CDS encoding NfeD family protein: MNRIRLKVSLLMIIGALLLIPIQSFVHSETNQSDPVVYYIPVEQTVERGLAAFMKRSFESAKEQGADYIVLEIHTPGGAVDAAGDIARLMRNTDIPIIAYVTKDAISAGAYIALNADEIVMAPGATMGSAGVIDGAGNAAEEKTQSFWLAEMRASAELNDRDPLYALAMADRTVEIPDLGLKNEEFLTLTSSEAVSVGYAEAIASNRAELLEYLELDQVTEQDMQVSFAEQIARFVTNPIIIPILLSVGSLGLVLELYSPGFGVPGLMGLSALGLFFFGHLFAGFAGWESILLFAIGFLLIMIEIFVPGFGIFGVLGIGSIIGGMLLASFSMSSMVISIFIAVILTALGTVFIFRYFGHRGPWKKLILTDSTSSEKGYITNHTRSELMEMDGETLTPLRPSGSAVFNGERLDVVSEGGYIEQGRKIQVVYTSGSRVVVREVKGNL
- the yqfD gene encoding sporulation protein YqfD produces the protein MRNNWMQAVKGYVRVRVDGAYPERFLNRCIEQRLSIWKVKRVGDERIVFYMDIEDATKIRPLLRTTDCKVTFHDRKGTPAILRKMSLRAGFLIGLAACLAIIFILSNMVWKVEVEGASPHVEHELRQVVQEMGIKRGSFQFSLPSVEQIQRDVTEQVSGATWVGVRQKGTTYQFEVVEQKLPEEAARVSPRHLVAKKKAIIHDIFVEHGQAEVKPNDFVDKGDMLVKGEIGKEGKTEIVAAIADVRGEIWYKSEATIPIERLFTTLTGESKDRHYLSIASVNLPFWGLRGHDFEQTQEFIEEKQFHLFNLSLPLKYVRKEIRETSSYNRTYTKEEAIEEAKRMARVELVRGLPDDAEIIGEKVLHETLENGKIKLQIHYQVLEDITSAQPIIRGD
- a CDS encoding diacylglycerol kinase family protein; the encoded protein is MGLQDRNKRGFSRLLRSFGYASEGLKHVFFYEQNMQIHISLSVVVVLLGAWLDVSRIEWLIILLVISGIFSLEIMNTAIERTVDLVTEEYHPIAKRAKDVAASAVFVYSVFAVIIGLVLFIPYILEKLSSL
- the ybeY gene encoding rRNA maturation RNase YbeY, with protein sequence MNLTIDLHDETTTLTPEQEKLMTDLITTAVNFEKLDGEIELSVTLVDEARIQEINKEYRGKDTPTDVISFALNDEMEDEIQLVGEGIPNALGDIIVSVAHIKRQADEYGHSFDRELGFLTVHGFLHLLGYDHMTEADEQAMFSRQEEILSEYGLTR
- the yqfC gene encoding sporulation protein YqfC; its protein translation is MKKFKQQMRVWMTKNMQLPADVMMDLPRITMIGQLHIYIENHRGVLRFSNQELRLLLKQGQLLIKGDQFVIKTILPEELLLEGRIDQVIYLNE